The Myripristis murdjan chromosome 8, fMyrMur1.1, whole genome shotgun sequence genomic sequence CAGTTTCTGGCATTTTAAGTTCACAGGGTTCATTACCCCTTATTTGAATATTCCTGATTACTTGCCAACTGGGCGGAGAATTAATATAAAAGCTGTGGACGCACAGTGGTCCTCAGCATTTGCAGACACACTATCAGAGTCTATTAGCACCATGGTTGAGTGGACAGATGCTGAGCGAAAGGCCATCACTGGGGTCTGGGGGCAAATCAAGCCTGATGTGATTGGGCCCCTCGCTTTGGCAAGGTAAGTTGATTAGCGATAGATGCGTTTTATTAATCTGCAATTGGTTTTAATTATGTAAATTTCaaagaaacatttcagtttgaaaTTGCAACTCTATGTAATTCTGTAGAGGCCAACTCATTCTCCCAGAGGCAGACTACTCATTCTCCTGCAGCTGGAAATTTAAAGAGCTAAATGTACATATTTTGTACATTACAAAGCTGCAGATGATCCAATTCAGACATGTGCAGTTTCCTCTAATGGAATCTGATCTTGTTGGctaatactttgaaattcaaagtATAACCAATCCAGAATGAAAGTcttgataatgttttttttttttttttttttttttttttttcagatgccTCGTTGTGTACCCATGGACCCAGAGGTACTTCAGCACTTTTGGAGACTTAAGTGATGCCAAGGCCATCATGTCTAATGCCAAAGTGGCCCAGCATGGCGTCACTGTGATTAAAGGTCTGGAGAAAGCTGTGCAAAACATGGACGACATCAAGAACACCTACGCTGCCCTCAGCGTGCTGCACTCCGAGAAGCTTCATGTGGATCCAGACAACTTCAGGGTGAGAGAAAGTAGCTCCAAAGCTTTCATCACAGATATGTTAAACAAGGCTGTTGTCTGAAAAGCAGGCCTGTGATATCTAGTATTATCATATGTTTTACTTCCAATGGTGTGAATAAGCCTGGAAGGCCCCTAAAATAAAGGGGATGAAGGCTCACACTTacaatatatatttgttttcttgAGTTAAGCCCATACGCAAACttatattttactgtgtttgcAAATGGCAAGGCAAGTCGGTGGCAGTGTGCCTCTCTCAGGGTGTATTCAACGACGTTACGatacgtaacgttgtgtgacgttgtcTCACTGAATGATATGTTTGGttgtaacgttttgtaacagagagcaacatgcttcacaggtagttttcctccgttttgtgggcgtgtcacaggtgttatccaatcatcatcagcctgtatttaagcctccgcGATTTAAAACGCTAGTGCTCCATTCGGGCTTCCAATTTGCTGTATTAGTGCAGCCCATGTTTAAAATTTtacccatcatttgaagaggtaaaagcaTATGAATGTGCTGAGTATGATGATAGatcagacatagtttattgtttttcttcaataatatggcaacttttattcaacttagaacttaaaacacatttgtgttgGCCTATGGTACAAACCTTGGAAACATTAACAATAACTGTTGTTTTCATAGTGGACACtgaatgtattgcagtacccCTATAATTAATGATCTATGTaaagtaatgtcctgctcagttcttcggctacaattgcgaggagaatggccctctTGGCTTCCATACTTGCAGCGCttgcgtaatgcaacaggttgttcagaactttatcgtttctgttagcttgacgttacaTACCGGTACGCCTATGTTGAATACACCCTTAGTGTGTACTCAGTGACCttggaggggaagagagaggtgGTGGGGTCTAAAGGTAAAGTGCCCCTGCTGGGACATGCTGGAGGCAGACTAGAGCCTACTCACATGTACATATGGTTTGTGATTATTAATCTCCATCCCATGTCATTCTGCAGCTCCTCGGTGACTGCCTGACCGTGGTTGTGGCGGCGAAGATGGGCAGTGCCTTCACCCCAGAAATCCAGGCTGCGTGGCAGAAGTTCCTCTCCGTGGTGGTGTCTGCTCTGGGAAAACAATATCATTAAAAAGTTATTTCTGTGTTAAACAGAAATATTGCATTGAGAACCTGCTcatgttaataaaaataatttcttaAGTCCAAAAGTCTGTTGTTTTCCCTCTTATGCCTGGTGCTTAAAgagatagtgtttttttttttttcttggaaaggTTGTACCACTTTATCCCAGCACAGTTGGCATCGTTCATTAAAAGTATGGTTACAAGTTTTATCGAAAGGGTAAAAGGATAGAGAAGACAGATATAAGGACTTACTGAGGTACATAAAACATGTGAAAAGGCAAACTTTGTAACAGTTTCTCCTCAGACAAATCCAGCTGTAGTGTCACTAACAGATCATGATGTTGCTGCATGGTCATTCAGATCTgaagcaaatttgaatttggatttgattcttttttaaaatcagtttataaGATACAAATCCTGTAATGATCCATACATAAAAGACTAGGCAATGCTACTTTAAATAGTAGTAATATGAGTAATAGTAGCAATGCTAAAGTCACACCTGAAATAGTTTAAACAGATACATTTGAGATAGAAATAATACAGCAGTGCTGAATAGCTTCAGTGGTACAACAGGTTGGTAGGAACAATATTTGTAATGTGGTTGCTGGGGTGCACAAGGTGGTCATTGGTTCCTAGGGTGTGTGTACTGATCATGAGGTGTTTCTAGGTGTCATGCAGTGCCCATGGAGTGGCAAACAGGGTGAtggtttccatttttaaaagagGGGGACCAGTTATGCTCCAGTTATGAAGGTATGACACTGCTCAGCCTCCCTGGAAAAGCTTACATCATGGTGCTGGAAGAGGAGACTCCAGCCGATCATCAAGCTTCAGGTTCAGGAGGaacaaggcagatttttttttctggtcatcGTACTGCGGGCCAGCATATAACTCTAGCAGGGACACAGGAAGAATATAGGAGTCTACATGTGGTTTGTAGAATTTTAGAGGACTTATCACTTATGTTCCCTGCATGTCCTGTAGGGGGTACAATGTGAACATGGACTGCCAAGGCCACTGCTGCCAGCCACTCAGGCTCTGTATGACATGAGAGCTGTGAGAGCTGTGTGCACAGACTCAGCACCAAATGAAACTCATTCCCAGTGGGAGCGGAACTCAGCCAAGGCTGTGTCCTGTATGGTGACCTCAGTACTGCATCTCTGCTGTATGTAGATAGTGTGGTCCTGTTGACATTATCAAGCTGCATGCATTAAGATGGTCTGCAGTAGAGAGTGAGAGCATCTGGGTGGGGGTCAGCACGTTAAAGTCTGAAGCCATGGCTCTCTGTTTGAAAAAGGTGGATTATCCCCTCTGAATAGGGAGTGAGCTACTTCTCACTCAAGTGTCTGGGAGTCTTGCACCATTAAGGGTAAAATACAGCAGAAGAATGACAGATGCATTGTGCAGCAGCCACTGGTATGTAGTTGTTGCCCTCGATCATTGAGGTGAGGGGGGAGCTGAGCTTTACCAGAGATTTACTATTCGATCCTTCCAACCCCTGCTTGTGGTCACAAGATTTAGGAAGTGATCAAAAGAAGGAAACTGCAGATACAAGCAGCCAAAATGAGCTTCCATTGCAAGGTGACTGGGCTCATCCTTATAGGGATTGGGTGAGGAAGTCAGAGTTGCTCTGTACtgaaaggagccagttgaggtggttGAGGCATCTGATTGGGATTGCTGCTTGGAGGTGTTCCAGGCATGACTGACTGGGAGGAGACCCCGGGGGAGATACAGTGGCTTGGGGTCCCCCAGAAGGACCTGGCAGATATGATAGGGTAAAAAGATATCTGTGCTGCCCTCCTTAATAATCCAGTGTCCCAGAAACAGCCTTCTCTTTTCCCGGTCTTAGCAGCAGAGGTAACACACTATATCTGAACATTGCACATTGGCTATAAATACAGTTAGGTCCGCAAGTATTTGAACAgtgacacaatttttttttgcccttgcaccacagtggatttgaaatggaataATAAAGGTGTGATttaagtgcagactttcaggtTAAGTTAATTTTTTATACACAggtacaaataataataataataataataataataataataataataataatgatcataaatagaatgaggggaaaaaaaatcaaattaattcaaaatttaatttaaaaggcTACATCATTCAAAATACACATTGTGGTCATAATGACAACTGTATCCTTTATGTAGACTATTTTGTTCTTCtcttaacaaaataaattttatagCAGAAGCAAGTTTCAAAGTCcttattcaaaaacaaaacacaacgcTGATTTAGGTTTGGTTGTTCAAGTGTTTCTGGTGCTGGTGGTGCACTAGATTTTTGGATGTTAGTTATTGTTAAGATGTTTTGGGTGATTTCAAGGGCACATTCTGTAAACAATGAtaaggacaacaacaacaatgctaATTATTCTaagtttgttgttgtattttctctgtttataatgtttaataTTCAGCTGACAATGCGCACTATGTGGTTTTTTGACAGGTGTAAGACAATAAATTCAAAGGTTGTTCAGAGTGGGGGAAAAGCCATTATCATTACAAGATGTCTAAACAAAGAGACGCCCTTACCTTTAACTGCCCCTCTGATGTTTAAGCGTCTGCTCTCTTTGATTGAATGCAACTTATGTCCTCAGCAGAATCGGCTTTCTGAGTCCACATGTATGTAACCAAAGACTGGCGCAAAAGGAACaatatgcatacaaaatgttGCTTTAAGCTCTCCTTTTCAAAATCTTTCCATAGCAGACTGGATAGAACCAAACAAAAGCTTTCAGTATTCCTATACTTTCTATTTCTCAAGTTTCTTCTGGGTCATTTGTTAAAGCTGCCATGTAAATGTACCTCATTTTGATGCGTCTGGATGGGGAGCAGCCCGCACCACAGCACAGTCTGGCGGTCGTCAGATGTGTGGCATGATTCCCTTTCAGCCTCAGGAGATGGTGATGAGAAACCAAGCCAGCAAACATCTGACAGAGAAGTGCCTTATCATGGCCCCACTGCTGGAGATGAAGCGCGCAATCTTGGCACCAAGCCCTGGCATTGTGTGGCAACGcccatgataaaaaaacaaaacaaaacaaaacaaaacaaataacaataagATATCAGTAAAGGatattttgagatgaaaaaaataactttgtatgaatgagagagagagacagagagagggaacaaaaaACTAATAATGCAAGGCTCCCAACTTAAATCAGTCTACTTTGCATGTTGCATGATTGGTCCTTTCCAAAGAATTTGCCTACATCAATGATGTGACAGTCTGGTCGTACTGCTTCCCAGGGAGGACATCACCATGGCCAGGAACTTCTGAAAAGCTCCCTGGACTTCAGTAGTGAAAGCGGAGCCCATCTGGGACGCAAGAACAGTTGTCAGACAGTTAGCCAGCAGCTGTAAAATggaaagcaacaaaaaacatttgaataattCGAAGGGATGGGGCAGTTTTACTGTAATCCTTGAGTTTGGTTAAGAATGTTTGTCAAGTCACGgatgacatttattttcattaccCTGAAGTTATCAGGATCCACACATTATCTTGCAGTGCGGCACGCTCAGCTCACTGTTGGTGTCTTTGACGTTGTCCGTGTTCTTCATGGCCATGTCCAGGCCGTGAAGGATAAATTTTCTGTGAGCGACGACCATCGGGTTTCCTCCAATGGCGGCGGCGTTGTAGAGGTTTCCCAAGTCGCTAAAGCACCCCTGAGTCCAGTGGTAGACGAGCAGGCACCTGAGAAAACAGTGGACAATCTGGATGTTACAGTcgagaaagtggatcagtgtgCCTAAGTGCACAACAAGTAGCCTATCTAATGTGCAAAATAAACCTTTTGTGCATTACGCACGGACAGGGGTCAGTTAAATATTTGCCCACTCACATTTATTTCGCAGCTCAGTATAGTACATTTCGTATGCTATTTCCAGGTTTAACAATGCAAATATCAACATAAGTAGGCTCTCATTCTGATACGACTACTATTCAAGTAACCTGAAATATCCACATACTGTTAAAAGTAACCATTAATATCACATATTTATCAAGTGATTCTAAGTGTTTGTGCTCAGTAGTGCAGTGAATGATGATGAATCGCTCAGTTGGAGCAGCGCCCTCACCTGTTGAAAACTAATGAGCAGTGAAACTTTGAGTTTACTGTCTCCAAATCAAACATCCAGCCTAGGGCGCACATCAACTAAGTCCAGAGCCCTAAAGGCTACATTGCATGGAGGAGAAAGCAAAggaaacattattttatttataatagaAGAGGATGAGTAAGCCGTAAGCGCATCTTTTTTGATGCAGACAATGTAATTTTGCAGGCCAATGTAAAATCAATAtttgctccctccctcctgacTTTGTAAAATAAGTACCTAtgagtgatagatagatagatagatagatagatagatagatagatagatagatagatagatgtcgatatatatttcattataaaaaCATCATAAGTCATAGAAAATACAGATCCAATTTGCGACTGTACTGTACTaataagtctctctctctctctctctctctctctctctgtgtgtgtgtgtgtgtgtgtgtgtgtgtgtgtgtgtgtgtgtgtgtgtgtgtaaatgacgTGACAATGACACCAatgagctgcaatttttttcaaGGAGCAGTTAAGGTGTCTCCGCTGTTGAATGacttcattttgaatattttctgtTGGTATTttacagtgctgaaaaaaaaaaaaatcaaatgtattttgtaacCGGATACTTTAGGATGGggtaattttgtatttttaaaatacttaaaatacgTTCCCCATGATtcataaaagataaataaaaaatcacgtAAATACATCCTAACaccctaaaaacaaaacaaaacaaaacaaaaaaacttgtcCATGTACATattcagataaaaataaataaaataaattttccaGCAGTCCTCGGAGCAAAGCAGAGTTTGAATTTGGTTGAGATACATTTTGCTGATTGTAGTGACACCTAGCAGCTCCGAGTTATTTCAATGAGCAGTAAGGTGTCTCCTCTGTTGAATATTCAGTCAttagatataataataataataataataataataataataatacattttacaaatcTGAATATTCTACCATTTTGTATAAGGTCAGAATTCCCAGTGTTACAAAtgtattttcctgtattttgaaGCTACAATATACATTTCGACACATAACCAACTCTACGAATGGGACCAGTGCATATGTAGTGTCACACCAAaaccgagtctgtgtggtttccatggcaacaagaaacgtttcactgaaaacccgcatcaaaagccgctgtcaactttgttagtctgcataatggaccgttttgttgtcaattttgatttatttggcgacctaagtttggataaacggctgaacggggaagacaagacagaagagaaaaagaagagagtacgcgagagtgacgagtgaagagctggatcagctggagaggtcaggaaatgaagccggtacggcccggtcaacgtcttgggccgtcaaatgtctacaagacgacctgaaaaacaccgggcaaacagctgatttctcacctgtaaggaaagaagagctaaacaagatcctccgtgaattttatggagctttaatttctacaatagagaatgaaatgcggagtcagcaccacggacagtaggctacctgtaaggttttccacggagatgtgcggctatagcttttttcttgttattaatgtgttaatgttatcagttattaattagcctattaatcgttattaatttgtttagtctttatgagttgcctaggccattgattgaattaatttgtcaatttgtttgcatctgtacactgaagtgaacatttaataaagcaacacatctgtgaaaactgtcgtctttatttcagaagtaaattgataacagcctgaaaaggtgattagcaaaagcccctgaaaggtggggttgaaattatataactctgttcagccttaatgtgactgcttaggcctactgttacttttgctgcttagccacattaatcggagctgacgttaaactggagtgacacaccgccagctgaaataaaacatctgccggtgagtttatgaaaagattgtttgttgtggtgccgacactggaaagcagtagcctatatttaaatatagcctaACTGTTCTCATAAGATGGTTGTAGATAGACTAAAGATCAGCTAAACTGCTGAGTCGCTGttacggcacctgttagattaaaaatgactgagaagtcggcagaagtaggCCTATAACTACagtatcagtccatgaaaaaaatattttttcccagcggatattctagtaacaacatgattgagctatcaGAGCAGTTTTTTTGCTATCtatctgtggtatttattcagttttgggaaatcacgatgtctagaaaacatggtaagtccaagttggctggctgacagggacttgttaacgtcagatctctcagatttccactgaaacggagagaataggcctactagcaaaaaaaacttttacattttggcagcgaaatgcccacagtatgaatctacattttgattatacattttattttgttggtaatagttgtataatcgcattattacacgagagggtgtgcttgaacgttattattgtcacttcCTTAcactctcgtgtaataatgcttaaatcaACACTGACTACGAAAAGAAACGAGGCTCACCAAGGATTAGCCATATttcatggtttaaaaaaaaaaaaaaagcaactcatAAAGATCTGTTAATTTTGTGTAATCCAATTTCCTTGTGACCAATATGAtatcaaacaaacagacatcATCATCGGTTGTAATAGCAGTTTAAAATAAGTAGCCTATTGGTACATTGACCCTGCTGGTATCTAAGCAACAGTTAGTCAACTTACACTCAGCTTTACAATATCCTACATACTAATAGCCTACTAATACTAGGCCCAATACTTAATATTTAATACTTAATACTAATACTAggctaatactaataataatactactaataataaatgAAGGACAGTAGGCCTTTACGAGTGATTTTGACGTGATGCGCCTGATTTTGGTCTGGTTTTAGGTTGGGTCTTCTACAGCCATTCACTCCGGATCCAACAGCGTCTTCTTCTTCCAGTTTCCCTCAGTGCTGGAGGTTACCAGAGGTACCTGTTGGCATGGACTGGAGTCACTGGGTCACATGATATGGAggctgttgaaaaaaaaagcatagttcttttcataaaaatattaatagcCTATTAATTTTAAGAAGCAGTCAAATCCAATAAAAAGAGCTGTGTCTCATTCGCCCAGTGTAGTAATAATATCTGGTATGGATTTGGAGTCACAGGGGAACACAGCTGCTTGACGGTCCGGCTGGACAGCGGCGCTATAACACTGCGAGTTTTTAATTAGCCGACGTATATGTAGAGCCACTATTCTGCAGTATTGTAGTTCATACCGTATAAATCACAGGGCTGGGGACTGACACTGAAACCAAAGCGTTTAAATCTCCCCAGTTGTAAATGTTAAGGTCTTGTTTACTTATAATAAAGTATTGATAACATATAACCTACACAATCGTTCATAATGTCCTCATTTATATGTGGATGCGTGTTCTGCATGCTAAAGTGAGCGTGGTGGTGAGCTCAGGTGGCGTAGCGCCATCACCTGTTGAAAACCAATTAGTGCAGAAACTTGGAATTATCTCCCAATCAAGCATCCAGCAGAGGGCGCACATCAATAAGACCTACATGATGCCCCAAAGTAGTGGTGTCACACTTTAATTATGAGACCTCACGAGCCAAAAGACTCAAGTCGATACATGGatattttattgtactttatgatttattatttttaatcaactAATTTGTATCCTGCATGCCAACCAATCACAAATTGCGTTTTggcacatgaaaataacacacaatgTAGAATTAtataaagcagaagagagaaatgcaacaaaaatataGGATTCAGGTTTGCTatttacctcccagaagaaaatacaactcttcccttctttctttcttgaaaaaaaatctacattccATAtcaaccttttgtttttttgatagcATGTAGTTTCCTAGATATAGTTTGCTAAACTATGCAATAAGCCTGGCGGTGTTTCCTAAAATTCCAGCTGATGGATAGTTTGTAGTACCAGTTGTAATTAATTTagcataatttatcattaatcattaatttatcagtttatcataGAAACCTCGTATTTTGCTTCTTACACATAGTTGATAattggatgcaaatatttcaatttaaaaacgattgaaaaatgtgtttgtttttgaccccttttccctccaaaacatcCCAAAATGATCATTATATCTTAACTGCAGTACTTAGAGAAATGTGTCTGACTGGCAGCTGAGCTGTCTGTGGGAGGGTAAGACAGAGTAAACAAACATATAGGTAACTTGTTGGTATCTGTAGCTTGCAAGTTAGAgacagagagttttttttttaacagatgtaTTGAAGAGCATTGCCATTTGGGTGGTCTTGACAGTTTTAGGTACCACTGGTAATTTCAGTTGTATGT encodes the following:
- the LOC115363454 gene encoding hemoglobin subunit beta-like, encoding MSNAKVAQHGVTVIKGLEKAVQNMDDIKNTYAALSVLHSEKLHVDPDNFRLLGDCLTVVVAAKMGSAFTPEIQAAWQKFLSVVVSALGKQYH